Proteins encoded by one window of Musa acuminata AAA Group cultivar baxijiao chromosome BXJ2-9, Cavendish_Baxijiao_AAA, whole genome shotgun sequence:
- the LOC103999461 gene encoding F-box protein At1g67340-like, which yields MRTRRGLCYPGLPQWEAQWRAVDEGQAGRARKRTRRLHRVGRRAAAEWPDLFDTLPDDLVVSILSKLSASATSPSDLASVRITCKRLNGLGSSPLVLATASVKSLAVGARNWTESAHRFLKQCADAGNLEACYMLGMIRFYCLESRGSGAALMARAAMGSHAAALYSLAVIQFNGSGGSKRDKDLGAGVALCARAAVLGHVDALRELGHCLQDGYGVRRNVAEGRRFLIQANARELAAVLNPSSPAAAAAAWQHHHRDGLASGCSLLSDFGCNVPAPEAHPANRFMVEWFTSRGGAGESGPGEEGLRFCSHGGCGRAETRRHEFRRCSVCGVVNYCSRACQALHWKLAHKAECAPMERWLDAAGGVEMMN from the exons ATGAGGACGAGAAGAGGGCTCTGCTACCCCGGGCTGCCGCAGTGGGAGGCCCAGTGGAGGGCGGTAGACGAGGGACAGGCCGGTAGGGCCaggaagaggacgcggaggctccACCGAGTTGGAAGGCGAGCCGCCGCTGAGTGGCCTGACTTGTTCGATACCCTCCCGGATGACCTCGTCGTCTCCATCCTCTCCAAGCTGAGCGCCTCAGCCACGTCTCCGTCGGATCTCGCCAGCGTCCGGATAAC GTGTAAGAGGCTGAACGGGTTGGGATCGAGTCCGCTGGTTCTCGCCACGGCGTCGGTGAAATCGCTCGCGGTTGGAGCCAGGAACTGGACGGAATCGGCGCACAGGTTCTTGAAGCAGTGCGCCGACGCCGGAAATCTCGAAGCTTGCTACATGCTGGGCATG ATCCGGTTCTACTGCCTGGAGAGCCGAGGGAGCGGGGCGGCGCTGATGGCGCGGGCGGCGATGGGGTCCCACGCGGCGGCGCTGTACTCGCTGGCGGTTATACAGTTCAACGGCAGCGGAGGGTCCAAGCGCGACAAGGACCTTGGCGCGGGGGTGGCGCTGTGCGCCCGCGCGGCCGTCCTCGGCCACGTCGACGCGCTTCGGGAGCTCGGCCACTGTCTCCAGGACGGATACGGCGTCCGGCGCAACGTCGCGGAAGGCCGCCGCTTCCTCATCCAGGCCAACGCCCGGGAGCTTGCTGCGGTCCTCAACCCCtcctcccccgccgccgccgccgccgcctggcAGCACCACCACCGCGACGGCCTGGCCTCCGGCTGCTCCCTGTTGAGCGACTTCGGCTGCAACGTACCAGCCCCGGAGGCGCACCCGGCCAACCGGTTCATGGTGGAGTGGTTCACGTCGAGGGGCGGCGCCGGCGAGAGCGGGCCGGGAGAGGAGGGGCTCCGCTTCTGCTCCCACGGCGGGTGCGGAAGGGCGGAGACCAGGCGTCACGAGTTCCGTCGCTGCTCCGTGTGCGGCGTCGTCAACTACTGCTCGAGGGCGTGCCAGGCGCTGCACTGGAAGCTGGCGCACAAGGCGGAGTGCGCTCCCATGGAGCGGTGGCTCGATGCGGCGGGCGGCGTAGAGATGATGAATTAA